In Anopheles gambiae chromosome 2, idAnoGambNW_F1_1, whole genome shotgun sequence, a single window of DNA contains:
- the LOC1281551 gene encoding uncharacterized protein LOC1281551 yields MKLSDAYEARSRSFVLLSVAVLLLVGEARGLNLVAHISQRGLHGEIAFSQHSDRQVLIASELETTLQYPEQAWSWGVYQLPVDYTIVDPQERCQLARLGEQLWSFDDDLGYLMLPGNESTTWLNDISLTGEKGLWGKSLVLYDPTINVRICATIVTRDGSQDHLAEARFSSPITGSIYFRWLAAKESNHSDTLIHTNLFHIRDQSRKMGSPAYTEHVWKIYVTDIFESEAQNAEENCNKLQLVFDPQNRGAGNAIGDIDGRVGPLRITTNARQNQYPQLFHDHKLVLLPSDLYGPSRKLYVVVFDPTHPDTFLACAKIRHQKPRTARALVDGGGMRGDMRFTQRSRFEPTWIQASFGAASNESAANINYAKDVSSFRINQLPLEAYAGPEERYCLTGGGVFNPTGIAEKDKPPPGYGTQDQYPVGDLSGKLLNRNKKESHSFYLPGSSAELSGLYWDTFLPLQGPNAITFRSFSVQRYNRTLPTNITEAPWACGTVALYEFNRPYQVPILTAQVLYRYPIVGRILFRQVKDEHWSETAVIFEYLIHADGSNVNKTADHRWAITDEPPGKDFYDWQNRCVSAGGVYNPFKAAPLMGKGWEEICTGSSVELCRVGDLSNRLGALAIAGHKREATEISRKMFIDVNLPLSGPASILGRSLVIFDDNGPKARGERLACSVIGGYHRRKVVARDWYSNGDLLTIKGKLELVQQSEYDLTNAEVDFKGLDQNSGYHVHVAPVEGDLEFPCEDSTVYGHWNPRNVEPKQSPPPAMGSTDQYELGDLSGKFGTLDGVTMYEQAYNDTRLPLFGYESIIGRSIVVHKKEKNRRWACSTLERGYSPNEAREIRAIASFHHPAGFAYGYIRFTQLIGNDNSQSDTIIEVKLRYPGKHDRNVTHNHNWHIWVNPVGVDATVQQVETRCVAAGYVWNPYYTQLADPLNQELYKQECGPDNPLRCYVGDVGARLGPISIGSRRQVFTDSNFPLEGTVSALGRSIVIFGAEFSGHRFACAKIEPDHDIVKYINLKKPPRFVVAQFLEDVRHVMGLPEWMLAIDSRSTKSLHNDACIQMIVHFKGPAAHKIEQDFSRLLAVGRLDSPSIYIPGYDNSKRKRTLSYRTCGVRDPNEKSAKTLFGSSGSMRNLPAGLGVLLAFAFVRLYSQAMV; encoded by the exons ATGAAGCTCTCGGACGCGTATGAAGCGAGATCTCGCTCGTTTGTACTGCTGTCCGTAGCGGTGCTACTTCTGGTTGGTGAAG CTCGAGGGTTAAACCTGGTGGCGCATATCTCCCAGCGCGGACTGCATGGAGAGATTGCCTTCTCGCAGCACAGCGACCGGCAAGTATTGATTGCATCCGAGCTCGAGACAACGCTCCAATATCCGGAACAGGCGTGGAGCTGGGGCGTCTACCAGCTGCCCGTCGACTACACGATCGTAGATCCGCAGGAACGCTGCCAGCTCGCACGACTCGGTGAGCAGCTGTGGTCGTTTGACGATGACTTGGGCTATTTGATGCTGCCGGGCAATGAGTCGACCACCTGGCTGAACGACATCTCGCTTACCGGCGAGAAGGGCCTGTGGGGCAAATCGCTCGTCCTGTACGATCCGACCATCAACGTGCGGATCTGTGCGACGATTGTGACGCGCGATGGCTCGCAGGACCACCTGGCCGAGGCACGCTTCTCCAGCCCCATCACCGGATCCATCTATTTCCGCTGGCTGGCGGCAAAGGAATCGAACCACTCGGACACACTGATCCATACCAACCTGTTCCACATACGCGATCAGTCGCGGAAGATGGGCAGCCCAGCCTACACCGAGCACGTGTGGAAGATTTACGTGACGGACATTTTTGAAAGTGAGGCACAGAATGCGGAAGAAAACTGTAACAAGCTGCAGCTGGTGTTTGATCCACAAAATCGCGGTGCGGGCAATGCCATCGGTGACATTGATGGTCGAGTCGGTCCGCTGCGCATCACGACGAACGCACGGCAGAATCAGTACCCGCAGCTCTTCCACGACCATAAGCTCGTTCTGCTGCCGAGCGATCTTTATGGGCCGTCGCGCAAGCTGTACGTCGTGGTGTTTGATCCAACTCATCCGGATACGTTTCTGGCCTGTGCCAAGATTCGACACCAGAAGCCGAGAACCGCTCGCGCTCTGGTGGATGGCGGTGGCATGCGAGGAGATATGCGCTTTACTCAACGATCCCGGTTCGAGCCTACGTGGATCCAGGCCAGCTTCGGAGCAGCCAGCAATGAGTCCGCGGCCAACATTAACTACGCCAAAGATGTCTCTAGCTTCCGGATCAATCAGCTTCCTCTGGAAGCTTACGCCGGTCCGGAGGAACGCTACTGTCTAACAGGTGGTGGCGTCTTCAACCCGACCGGAATTGCCGAGAAAGATAAGCCACCGCCTGGCTATGGTACGCAAGATCAGTATCCGGTCGGTGATCTTAGTGGAAAACTGTtgaatagaaacaaaaaagagtcGCATTCGTTTTATCTGCCCGGTTCCAGTGCGGAGCTGTCAGGACTTTATTGGGACACATTTTTACCTCTTCAAGGACCGAACGCAATCACCTTCCGTAGCTTCTCCGTACAGCGCTACAATCGAACACTTCCAACAAACATCACCGAAGCCCCGTGGGCCTGTGGAACGGTGGCGCTGTACGAGTTCAATCGGCCTTATCAGGTGCCAATTCTAACGGCCCAGGTCCTGTACCGGTACCCCATCGTGGGTCGCATCCTGTTCCGACAGGTGAAGGATGAACATTGGTCGGAGACGGCCGTCATCTTCGAGTATCTGATCCATGCGGACGGCTCGAATGTCAACAAAACGGCCGATCATCGGTGGGCTATTACGGATGAACCGCCGGGGAAGGATTTCTACGATTGGCAGAACCGCTGCGTGAGTGCTGGTGGAGTGTACAATCCGTTCAAGGCTGCCCCACTCATGGGGAAAGGATGGGAAGAGATTTGTACCGGGTCTTCCGTAGAGTTGTGCCGGGTTGGTGATCTTTCGAACCGGTTGGGAGCACTGGCAATCGCTGGACATAAGCGAGAGGCGACAGAGATTAGTAGGAAAATGTTTATCGACGTGAATCTGCCGTTGAGTGGACCTGCTAGCATTCTTGGCCGATCGTTGGTAATCTTTGATGATAACGGACCGAAAGCGCGCGGTGAGCGTCTTGCCTGTTCAGT CATTGGAGGATATCATCGCCGAAAGGTAGTCGCCAGAGATTGGTACTCCAATGGTGATTTGTTAACGATCAAGGGGAAGCTGGAGCTGGTACAGCAATCAGAGTACGATCTTACGAACGCAGAAGTTGATTTCAAGGGACTAGATCAAAACAGTGGCTATCATGTGCATGTA GCCCCCGTAGAAGGTGATCTAGAGTTCCCGTGCGAAGACTCCACCGTGTACGGACACTGGAACCCAAGAAACGTTGAGCCCAAACAATCACCACCCCCGGCAATGGGCAGCACGGATCAGTACGAGCTCGGAGATCTTAGTGGCAAGTTTGGAACACTGGATGGAGTGACCATGTACGAGCAGGCGTACAATGACACACGGCTGCCACTGTTCGGGTACGAGAGCATTATCGGCCGTTCGATAGTGGtgcacaaaaaggaaaagaaccGGCGCTGGGCCTGCAGTACACTGGAGCGTGGATACAGTCCGAACGAGGCGCGTGAGATACGAGCAATTGCCTCGTTTCATCATCCGGCCGGCTTTGCTTACGGGTACATACGGTTCACGCAGCTGATCGGTAATGATAACAGCCAGAGTGACACCATCATTGAGGTGAAGCTGCGCTACCCCGGTAAGCATGATCGCAATGTGACGCACAACCACAACTGGCACATCTGGGTGAACCCAGTCGGCGTGGATGCAACCGTTCAGCAGGTGGAAACGCGCTGTGTAGCGGCGGGATATGTGTGGAACCCTTACTACACACAGCTAGCAGATCCTTTAAAT CAAGAGCTGTACAAGCAAGAATGTGGACCCGATAATCCACTGCGCTGTTACGTAGGCGACGTAGGCGCCCGTCTTGGTCCCATCTCGATCGGTAGCCGGCGGCAGGTATTTACCGACAGCAATTTCCCCCTGGAAGGTACGGTCAGCGCACTCGGCCGATCGATCGTCATTTTTGGGGCCGAGTTTTCGGGCCACCGGTTCGCCTGTGCCAAGATCGAGCCCGATCATGACATTGTAAAGTACATTAACCTGAAGAAACCGCCCCGGTTCGTGGTGGCACAGTTTCTCGAAGACGTGCGGCACGTAATGGGCCTGCCCGAATGGATGCTGGCGATCGATTCGCGCAGCACCAAGTCGCTGCACAATGACGCCTGCATTCAAATGATCGTTCACTTCAAGGGACCGGCCGCGCACAAGATAGAGCAAGACTTTTCGCGACTGCTCGCGGTTGGGCGGCTCGATTCGCCGAGCATCTACATCCCCGGGTACGATAATAGCAAGCGCAAGCGGACGCTCTCCTACCGAACGTGTGGGGTTCGCGATCCGAACGAAAAGAGTGCAAAAACGCTGTTCGGAAGTAGTGGTTCGATGCGCAATTTACCAGCAGGTTTGGGGGTGTTGTTAGCGTTTGCGTTTGTGAGATTATATAGCCAAGCTATGGTTTAG
- the LOC1281553 gene encoding pyridoxal phosphate homeostasis protein isoform X2: MIRKVMAEVDVKLGIRQTLQKIEETYNKRLALSNAPKPLLIAVSKTKPVDLILDAYSVGQRDFGENYVQELVEKANDARILEHCQDIRWHFIGHLQSNKINKVINLPNLHMIQTVHSIKLAEGLNKAWEKVKAENAEKKQQLNVLVQINTSGEDEKNGVQPEDAVGLFRYVLDKCPNLNCEGVMTIGRFGHDYTTGPNPDFGTLMKCQQDICSTFERDPAELQVSMGMSDDFVQAIEAGSTIVRVGSSIFGARAKKPTDA; encoded by the exons ATGATACGCAAAGTGATGGCGGAGGTAGACGTAAAACTGGGCATTCGGCAGACGCTGCAGAAAATCGAGGAAACGTACAACAAACGATTGGCG CTAAGCAATGCTCCCAAGCCGCTGCTGATCGCGGTCAGTAAGACCAAACCGGTCGATCTGATCCTGGACGCATATTCAGTGGGTCAGCGTGATTTCGGCGAAAACTATGTCCAGGAGCTGGTGGAGAAGGCGAACGACGCCAGAATCCTGGAACACTGTCAGGACATCCGGTGGCACTTTATCGGCCACTTGCAGAGCAACAAGATCAACAAG GTGATAAATCTTCCAAATTTACACATGATCCAAACCGTACACAGCATCAAGCTGGCCGAAGGGCTGAACAAGGCGTGGGAAAAGGTGAAGGCTGAAAACGCcgaaaagaagcagcagctcAACGTACTGGTTCAAATAAACACCAGCGGCGAAGATG AGAAAAATGGAGTCCAACCAGAGGACGCAGTCGGCCTGTTCCGGTACGTGCTGGACAAATGTCCCAATCTGAACTGCGAGGGTGTCATGACGATTGGTCGCTTCGGACACGACTACACCACCGGACCGAATCCGGACTTTGGCACGCTGATGAAGTGCCAGCAAGATATCTGCAGTACGTTCGAGCGTGACCCAGCCGAGCTGCAGGTGTCGATGGGCATGTCGGATGATTTCGTGCAAGCG ATCGAGGCGGGCAGCACCATTGTGCGCGTGGGCAGTTCTATTTTCGGGGCCAGGGCGAAGAAACCAACTGATGCGTGA
- the LOC1281552 gene encoding myosin regulatory light chain 2: MSEKEKKVKKKKASSKDDTPADTPGADTPAAPTPSDSAAGSQRGSTRGSSSRKAKKAPSSVFVLFSQKQIAEFKEAFALMDNDKDGVIGKNDLRSTFDALGKLVSDKELDEMLGEATGPLNFTQLLTLFANRMSGGGQDDDDVVINAFKAFDTNGKIDGEKFRFALTHWGQDKFTEDEVDDAFDQMVIDDKGYIDTAALIGMLTGSEEGEEE, encoded by the exons ATG TctgagaaggagaagaaggtcaagaagaagaaggcgtCGTCCAAGGATGACACCCCAGCAGATACCCCTGGAGCAGACACCCCGGCGGCACCGACCCCCTCGGACTCTGCGGCCGGCTCGCAGCGCGGCTCGACCCGCGGCTCGTCGTCCCGCAAGGCAAAGAAGGCCCCATCCTCGGTCTTCGTTCTCTTCTCCCAGAAGCAGATCGCCGAATTCAAAGAG GCTTTCGCGCTAATGGACAACGACAAGGATGGTGTCATTGGCAAGAACGATCTCCGCTCCACCTTCGACGCCCTCGGCAAGCTGGTGTCGGACAAGGAGCTGGACGAGATGCTCGGTGAGGCTACGGGACCGCTCAACTTCACCCAGCTGCTGACGCTGTTCGCCAACCGCATGTCGGGTGGTGGCCAGGATGACGACGATGTCGTCATCAACGCGTTCAAGGCCTTCGACACCAACGGCAAGATCGATGGCGAGAAGTTCCGCTTCGCCCTGACCCACTGGGGCCAGGACAAGTTCACCGAGGACGAGGTTGACGATGCATTCGATCAGATGGTCATTGACGATAAGGGCTACATCGACACTGCTGCTCTGATCGGCATGCTCACCGGATCCGAGGAGGGAGAGGAAGaataa
- the LOC1281550 gene encoding uncharacterized protein LOC1281550 → MFLRVQLLALALAVTLVQSSSAYYSGPFLFWGLDDLKDLQSPALAEVDDKMLRDLYSNAAAVVVFLRNGTTKLSADSFPTFKRIVEKYEYMYSPQQMLSSNPLDYNVNAEVINLVGSPSQQDVELSALFRDSTENYGERKVLGILANQWEEPHVLHKREAKGGDDLYSTSTTPGSPTDEPEIADSLYNVPGKAILYMTGPPVLKMLNDSDEGETTHVLDKHTLATYDARERESKMIVTFKVDDSTKLTLKFRFDMDAGYWSMSKVDVFVMDTKSKDGAKSLDTTLELEGKAPYAPLGASYSCARQLVFRNGTTILTLENIQVQPALEGKTKFDSAWDCVGFTTAPILSGIFVTSFMLIGLTIAIIAILDIKTPNRFESRTGKQLTFTVQE, encoded by the exons ATGTTTCTCCGGGTGCAGCTGCTGGCGTTGGCGCTGGCCGTGACGCTGGTGCAAAGTTCGAGCGCCTACTACAGCGGGCCGTTCCTATTTTGGGGCCTGGACGATCTGAAGGACCTGCAGAGCCCGGCCCTGGCCGAGGTGGACGACAAGATGCTGCGGGATCTGTACTCGAACGCGGCCGCGGTGGTGGTTTTTCTACGCAACGGCACCACCAAACTGTCGGCGGACAGTTTCCCCACGTTCAAGCGGATCGTGGAGAAGTACGAGTACATGTACAGCCCGCAGCAAATGCTGAGCTCCAACCCGCTCGATTACAACGTGAACGCTGAG GTTATCAATCTGGTTGGCTCACCGTCCCAGCAGGATGTGGAACTGTCCGCACTGTTCCGCGACTCCACCGAGAACTACGGCGAGCGGAAGGTGCTGGGCATACTGGCCAACCAGTGGGAAGAGCCGCACGTACTGCACAAGCGTGAGGCGAAGGGTGGCGATGACCTCTACTCGACCAGCACCACGCCCGGCAGCCCGACGGACGAGCCGGAAATTGCCGACTCCCTGTACAATGTGCCCGGCAAGGCGATCCTGTACATGACCGGGCCGCCGGTGCTGAAGATGCTGAACGATTCGGACGAGGGTGAGACGACGCACGTGCTGGACAAGCACACGCTCGCCACGTACGATGCCCGGGAGCGCGAGAGTAAGATGATTGTCACCTTCAAGGTGGACGATTCGACGAAG CTCACACTCAAGTTCCGCTTCGATATGGATGCCGGGTACTGGTCCATGTCCAAGGTGGATGTATTTGTGATGGACACGAAGAGCAAGGACGGTGCCAAGTCGCTCGATACGACGCTGGAACTGGAGGGTAAGGCCCCGTACGCACCGCTGGGCGCATCGTACTCTTGCGCCCGCCAGCTGGTATTCCGCAATGGCACCACCATTCTGACGCTGGAGAACATTCAG GTTCAGCCGGCCCTGGAAGGGAAAACGAAGTTTGACAGCGCCTGGGACTGCGTTGGGTTCACCACGGCACCGATCCTGTCCGGCATCTTCGTC
- the LOC1281553 gene encoding pyridoxal phosphate homeostasis protein isoform X1, translated as MIRKVMAEVDVKLGIRQTLQKIEETYNKRLALSNAPKPLLIAVSKTKPVDLILDAYSVGQRDFGENYVQELVEKANDARILEHCQDIRWHFIGHLQSNKINKVINLPNLHMIQTVHSIKLAEGLNKAWEKVKAENAEKKQQLNVLVQINTSGEDEKNGVQPEDAVGLFRYVLDKCPNLNCEGVMTIGRFGHDYTTGPNPDFGTLMKCQQDICSTFERDPAELQVSMGMSDDFVQAVRNDYDCSCLREEKPYLWYIVVALCIGEVGRLIPFLSTSLLQIEAGSTIVRVGSSIFGARAKKPTDA; from the exons ATGATACGCAAAGTGATGGCGGAGGTAGACGTAAAACTGGGCATTCGGCAGACGCTGCAGAAAATCGAGGAAACGTACAACAAACGATTGGCG CTAAGCAATGCTCCCAAGCCGCTGCTGATCGCGGTCAGTAAGACCAAACCGGTCGATCTGATCCTGGACGCATATTCAGTGGGTCAGCGTGATTTCGGCGAAAACTATGTCCAGGAGCTGGTGGAGAAGGCGAACGACGCCAGAATCCTGGAACACTGTCAGGACATCCGGTGGCACTTTATCGGCCACTTGCAGAGCAACAAGATCAACAAG GTGATAAATCTTCCAAATTTACACATGATCCAAACCGTACACAGCATCAAGCTGGCCGAAGGGCTGAACAAGGCGTGGGAAAAGGTGAAGGCTGAAAACGCcgaaaagaagcagcagctcAACGTACTGGTTCAAATAAACACCAGCGGCGAAGATG AGAAAAATGGAGTCCAACCAGAGGACGCAGTCGGCCTGTTCCGGTACGTGCTGGACAAATGTCCCAATCTGAACTGCGAGGGTGTCATGACGATTGGTCGCTTCGGACACGACTACACCACCGGACCGAATCCGGACTTTGGCACGCTGATGAAGTGCCAGCAAGATATCTGCAGTACGTTCGAGCGTGACCCAGCCGAGCTGCAGGTGTCGATGGGCATGTCGGATGATTTCGTGCAAGCGGTACGTAATGATTATGACTGCAGTTGCTTGCGAGAGGAAAAACCATACCTATGGTACATAGTGGTTGCACTATGTATTGGTGAAGTCGGTCGGCTGATACCTTTTCTTTCGACTTCTCTTTTGCAGATCGAGGCGGGCAGCACCATTGTGCGCGTGGGCAGTTCTATTTTCGGGGCCAGGGCGAAGAAACCAACTGATGCGTGA
- the LOC1281554 gene encoding protein CIMAP1D, producing the protein MSAKNKGPGPAAYGLPPEIGFNQHDPRKDRKPMYTMRPAFKTRFDTLGPGPAVYDLKKITRVGGPREPKYSLASRLNERKPDLVPGPGAHNNHLVPTMKCKRPPLYSFGQRIDVPNREIIPAPNRYDGLIYMTRTKAPCYSMRPHTKQIHGLEGPGPARYGPTSRDVTHKRAPNYTLRAGHKHLTERTPHPGPNRYGLMNLRMDTTAPSYSFGIRYPDWKDPMIIPGDNC; encoded by the exons ATGAGTGCCAAGAACAAAGGCCCTGGGCCGGCGGCTTACGGTTTGCCGCCTGAAATCGGCTTCAACCAACACGATCCCCGGAAAGACCGCAAACCAATGTACACGATGCGGCCGGCGTTCAAAACCCGCTTCGACACGCTCGGTCCCGGCCCGGCCGTGTACGATCTGAAGAAGATAACGCGCGTTGGAGGACCCCGGGAACCGAAGTATTCGCTCGCAAGCCGACTCAACGAGCGCAAGCCGGATCTCGTTCCCGGCCCGGGTGCGCACAACAATCATCTGGTGCCGACGATGAAATGTAAACGTCCGCCCTTGTACAGCTTCGGCCAGCGAATCGATGTGCCCAACCGGGAGATCATACCGGCGCCGAATCGATACGATGGGCTGATTTACATGACCCGTACCAAAGCTCCGTGCTATTCGAT GAGACCGCATACGAAGCAGATTCACGGCCTGGAGGGACCTGGTCCGGCTAGGTACGGTCCTACCTCGCGCGACGTCACCCACAAACGGGCACCGAACTATACGCTGCGTGCTGGCCATAAGCATCTTACGGAGCGGACGCCTCATCCCGGCCCGAATCGCTACGGTTTGATGAACCTGCGCATGGACACCACGGCACCGAGCTACAGCTTTGGCATCAGATATCCAGACTGGAAGGATCCAATGATTATACCGGGTGACAATTGTTAG